TTGAGTTCCTCAAGGCAAATGGGATTTTGGgcctcatattttttattatgtttgggCTCAATATTCAAGTGGACTAAgcctaaatttaaaattgaaccTATGAATCTATATCTTATGGAGTGCTTATGAAACATCCCTTGCCGTCAGATAGGAGATGTTACAAATTCTAGTACATAACTTATACCATAGACATATTAACTAGATTTCTCAAAATTcacactataaaaaaaatgattccaATAGTATCACACTTTAACTTGTAACACCATGACTATCCATTCCTAATTATCTCCATTATAACACAAGTATATAAACTTAACATTGGTATTTTTAAGATAAATCCCTACTAGGTTTTCGATGTCGGAAAATCCGTTAAATTCGTGTTAGCCCGAATTTTCATCCACATCAAATATCCATGCGATCCCACTTCTAATTCAAACATCAAACCATAGTGAACGAAGGCCCACGGTCGCGTAAACACCAACATATCGAAATTTAAATGGTTTAATCATTCCAACCCCAAGAGGCCTAATTTTTCTGATATCATaacacaatatatatgtatcaaTTTTCAagctataaaaatagtatggATAGGTAAAACTTACTTGATTTATTAGAGTTTAAGCGATTAGAATGACGATACCATGAGAAATCGAGAGGGAGGAAGAGCTTAAGAACCCACCGTTCTCTTCCTCTATGGAGCCACGACTTTAGCTATCAAAatatgaggaagaagaagtgTTGGACAAGTGTTATAGTGAGGTGGACAGATTCTAGaagttttcatatttatctactaatttattctatttaattttcctaactaaatttattttcttgtgctaaattattttcatatcataCGATTCAacatttatgatttatatataCCATCTTATTGCAACTAAATTCTAGTTTAGTACTAATTCAGAATCAAAGCATAATTTAATCGATTAAACattcaatttatcaaaaaacttttctttgattttctaaaattccttcacacactatacatttttaattcaagCTTAcattatacttattattttagcTTCTAGATTCCATATAAATTATTGCATAACGAATATTTCTAATTATTCCCGAAGAAATCATCGAAAAACTCTAATCCATGACTTTTGTTCAAACTCTTTAAAACTCAATTCTTTGCTCACATATCTTTTCTCACACTTATTTAAGACCTATATTTCtctatttcatgatttattgaattatcaaaatatatattgttaattatttcGAATTATTCAccgaaaattataatttcggCGATTTATAGCACCGGAAAATCAATTTCCGTCTAAGGTGGGTTTTGGGGTATTACAacttattactccctccgtccataaaaatagtctcacTTGTGGATgctacatattttaataaaaattagtaaagtaagagagaagaaaaatagtgaaagtatgtaaaataggagagatatGGATAAAAAAGTTTGGACGCAAAGTATGAAAGTaaaacatataataataatcaatcATATTCCTTCCACATAAACATTTGTTGACTATAGAAACTATGAATATCAACCACACATGTTTTTTTCTGAATGCAATTCGATTAACAGCAAAACAAGATAACGAGCAATAAACTTGAACAATAGCCACGACACAACTATATATGTGGTTCGGCCAATAATCCTACATTCACGGGAAAGCTCAAGGACactatatttattagaaattGTTACTAGTCATGTACAGTTATAATTATCGGTCAGATAGACGATCCAACTCCAGACTCGGAAACTCGGTCAATTTCTATTCTAAATTATGACCAAGCATATCATGTGATCTGGCAGATTTTCGAAAGatttaatcatatgataaatTGAAGCATCAATATACAAATTCGattgcaattaattaaaatttctgaTGTACATGATACACCCATACCTAGAAacgtactactactatatataaacACATACAGAGAAATCATATATAGgcataaaaaattgatgtcATGACTCAGTTACCCATAAATGAACAAGCATATCATTTGATctttaaaatagtagtataaaaatagtagtagtatatttaaaattagcttttattctttattaatttgatacaAAAACTTAAATTAGCTATTTAAATGGTGTTGAAATGAAGCAATACCTACTTAAACGATTCTTAATTATAGGCATTTGAGACTTTCTTGgggatatatttatatatactctaCTCCTGTATATCGGATCTGTAATGTATAAATTAGGCTTGGCAAGTctattacaataattaatggTCCATCAtctataatataatactattatataatCCGTGCTCATTTATTTAAGTGTGGTTAGTAAATATGACAAGTGTGAAGTTATATTACTCGTTCTACTAATACACATGATTATGGAGTTTTCGTGAGGattattccatttttagtagtagcAACTAGCATGAGTAGGGATTTTTTGTGTAGATAAGTAGATTAGTAGTAGTGAAGTTATATAACAGAAAgcaataaaagttaaaagCTGTAATTAAGAAGAAAGGCAAATAAGTTTATTTAGGATATAGATAAAGAGGGAGATAACAAGTAGTAGATCCATCCCTCCTACGGGCAAGTGAAGCAGTCCGGCAGGGTCATCCCGCAGCCGACCAACAAGTGCACGTAAAGATTAAGGCTAAAAGCGTTAATCTTTACGGCAGCACACACACAGATGGCGGCCTCCAGCTGGGGCAAGCCCGCAATGAGCGGGCAACAGCCGATCTCGTCGACACACGCCGACATTGAGAAGATGTCGACGGAGCATGTTGGCATTGGGGGAGAGCAGTTGTTGCCCCCAGGAACGGGGGCCGGCGGAGGAGATGGCGGTGAGGGCGGGGGATAGTAGACCCCACCAGGCACTGGCGACGGCGGTGGCGGAGGAGATAGCCAAGGCGGGGGACAGTCGACCCCACCAGGCACAGGCGACggtggaggcggcggcggagatgGCGGTGGTGGAGGTGGGGGGTGAGATGGCGGGAGGCATACCCCGCCGGCAAGGTGGAGGGCGCCGGACACTACCAGGAGGAGTATTAGTGACATTGTGGCGTGTGAGCTGTTAGGCGAggtgattatatatatagagtcatCACGTATTGTACGGATactacatttcattttcttaaagaTAAATTCTTGTGGGACCCATTAAAGCATATCTGCTGTTGACAAAAACATGTATTCAACTCATTGTCTTTTatgaaagaaatataaagttCTGGTGACTCATAAACATGATTAAGAAGTTAATCAGGTGATTACATTGTAGAACTACTAACTAATTAACTCACTACTTAATCAATAAAGAGTGTTGCTCTTGTTCATTAGATTTGTTCTTATTGTCATTGATGAAGTTCATTGTTATTGCCAAAATTTAAGCACCGAACATGACATGACGcgatatacaaataattaagtttcATACAGAACATCATTTGGGTGGGCCTTCCTATCTATCTGGGATTCAATGCTTTACCGGTCTCCAACAAAACgatatcaaatactccctccgtccccgaataaGAGTTACTAATTTCCCTTTTGGTCCATCTCTAATTAAGAGtagcacttcatttttaccataaatggtaaataggtctcacattacactaacttatttcactcacattttattataaaatcaatataaaaaagtgggtctcacattccactaactttttcaaccaacttttctttacatttcttaaaatccatgtccggtcaaagtgctactcttaatgggggacagagggagtaattaagtTTCATTCCCCATTCCCCAATCCACATCTACGTCAATCTTGGAATGACTACATTGACTTCTCTCAATTTCTATAAACGATAGAAAAGTAGCTAAAGCATCCGTCTATTCTCCACCACTCAATTGCTcaaatttatctataaattGAATAGCAAATCCAACAAACAAGCAACACTCTTTTAACTAAATTTCAATCTCAAATATGGGTAGGAAAGTAATtgtttttcttaacattttgaTCGCGATTATTCTGATAATGTCCCCCCAAG
The genomic region above belongs to Salvia hispanica cultivar TCC Black 2014 chromosome 3, UniMelb_Shisp_WGS_1.0, whole genome shotgun sequence and contains:
- the LOC125210118 gene encoding 36.4 kDa proline-rich protein-like, which produces MSLILLLVVSGALHLAGGVCLPPSHPPPPPPPSPPPPPPSPVPGGVDCPPPWLSPPPPPSPVPGGVYYPPPSPPSPPPAPVPGGNNCSPPMPTCSVDIFSMSACVDEIGCCPLIAGLPQLEAAICVCAAVKINAFSLNLYVHLLVGCGMTLPDCFTCP